GTTGACGATCGCCAGCGGCCGGGCGAACTGCGCGCCGCGGGCGCGCAGTTCGTCCAGTGCCGCGAAGGAGGAGACCACGCCGAGCGGGCCGTCGTAGGCGCCGCCGTCCGGGACGGAGTCCAGGTGGGAGCCGGTGACGACCGCGCCGCCGGCCTGCGGGTCGCCGAGCCAGGCCCACTGGTTGCCGTTGCGGTCCAGCTCGTAGGCCAGGCCGCGGGAGCGGGCCTGCTCCTCGAACCAGGCCCGGCACTCGGCGTCGGCGGAGTTCCAGGCGAAGCGGCGGTAGCCGCCCGAGGAGGCGGAGCGGCCCACGGGGAGCAGCTCCGCCCACATCTGCTCGAAGCTCACAGCTCACCCATCGGGACGCGCACGCCGCGCTCGTCCGCGACCTCGACGGCGCGGTCGTAGCCCGCGTCGACGTGGCGGATGACGCCCATGCCCGGGTCGTTGGTGAGCACCCGGCGGATCTTCTCGCCGGCCAGCGCGGTGCCGTCGGCGACGGTGACCTGGCCGGCGTGGATCGAGCGGCCGATGCCGACGCCGCCGCCGTGGTGGATGGAGACCCAGGACGCGCCGGAGGCGACGTTGACCATGGCGTTGAGCAGCGGCCAGTCGGCGATCGCGTCGGAGCCGTCGAGCATGGCCTCGGTCTCGCGGTACGGGGAGGCGACCGAGCCGCAGTCGAGGTGGTCGCGGCCGATCACGATCGGCGCGGACAGCTCGCCGGAGGCGACCATGTCGTTGAAGCGCTCGCCGGCCTTGTCGCGCTCGCCGTAGCCGAGCCAGCAGATGCGCGCCGGCAGGCCCTGGAAGTGCACCTTCTCCTGGGCCATCTTGATCCAGCGGTGCAGCGACTCGTTCTCCGGGAAGAGGTCGAGCACGGCCTTGTCGGTCTTGTAGATGTCCTGGGCGTCGCCGGAGAGCGCGGCCCAGCGGAACGGGCCCTTGCCCTCGCAGAACAGCGGCCGGATGTACGCCGGGACGAAGCCGGGGAAGGCGAACGCCCGGTCGTAGCCGGCCAGCTGGGCCTCGCCGCGGATCGAGTTGCCGTAGTCGAAGACCTCGGCGCCACGGTCCTGGAAGCCGACCATCGCCTCGACGTGCTTGGCCATCGACTCGCGCGAACGCTGGGTGAACTCCGCGGGCTTGGCGGCCGCGTAGTCGGCCATGTCGTCGAAGGCGACGCCGATCGGCAGGTAGCTCAGCGGGTCGTGGGCGCTGGTCTGGTCGGTGACGATGTCGATCGGGGCGTCCATCGCCAGCAGCTGCGGGAACAGCTCGGCGGCGTTGCCGAGCAGGCCGATGGAGAGCGGCTGCTTCTTGTCCCGGGCCTCGACGGCCAACTGGAGTGCGTGGTCCAGGTTCTTGGCCTCGACGTCCAGGTAGCGGTGCTCGATCCGGCGGGAGATGCGGGACGGGTCGCAGTCGATGCAGATCGCGACGCCGCCGTTCATCGTGACGGCGAGCGGCTGGGCGCCGCCCATGCCGCCGAGGCCGGCGGTGAGGGTGATGGTGCCTTCGAGGGTGTTGTCGAACTTCTTGGCCGCGACGGCGCCGAAGGTCTCGTAGGTGCCCTGGAGGATGCCCTGGGTGCCGATGTAGATCCAGGAACCCGCGGTCATCTGGCCGTACATGGTGAGGCCGAGCGACTCCAGGCGCCGGAACTCCTCCCAGTTCGCCCAGTCGCCGACCAGGTTGGAGTTGGCGATGAGCACCCGGGGCGCCCACTCGTGGGTCTGCATCACGC
The Kitasatospora paranensis genome window above contains:
- the hutU gene encoding urocanate hydratase; its protein translation is MSGPREVRAARGTQLTTQGWQQEAALRMLMNNLDPEVAEHPSKLVVYGGTGKAARDWRSYDAMVRTLQTLKQDETMLVQSGRPVGVMQTHEWAPRVLIANSNLVGDWANWEEFRRLESLGLTMYGQMTAGSWIYIGTQGILQGTYETFGAVAAKKFDNTLEGTITLTAGLGGMGGAQPLAVTMNGGVAICIDCDPSRISRRIEHRYLDVEAKNLDHALQLAVEARDKKQPLSIGLLGNAAELFPQLLAMDAPIDIVTDQTSAHDPLSYLPIGVAFDDMADYAAAKPAEFTQRSRESMAKHVEAMVGFQDRGAEVFDYGNSIRGEAQLAGYDRAFAFPGFVPAYIRPLFCEGKGPFRWAALSGDAQDIYKTDKAVLDLFPENESLHRWIKMAQEKVHFQGLPARICWLGYGERDKAGERFNDMVASGELSAPIVIGRDHLDCGSVASPYRETEAMLDGSDAIADWPLLNAMVNVASGASWVSIHHGGGVGIGRSIHAGQVTVADGTALAGEKIRRVLTNDPGMGVIRHVDAGYDRAVEVADERGVRVPMGEL